The following is a genomic window from Adhaeribacter radiodurans.
GGGCTGCCCGCGAAGCTAAAAGGACATCGTTGCTATAAAGGGTTTGATTCGCCTGAAATTGCAAAGTAGAGGTGTTTGCTACACCAATAGTACGGGGGGTGGGTACGCCTGCATCGTTCGGGAAAAAAGTAACCGGCATTTTTAAATAATGCTGAAAATTATACTGTGCGTTTAATTGCGGCATCCAACCGGCCAAACCAATATTTATTTCCCGCTCTCCAATTTCTTCATCAATACGGGCCTGCTGCACCGCCGGCTGATGTTTAAGGGCATACTCAATGCATTGCTCCAGCGTAAGTCCAGTAGTTGGGCTTTCTGTTTTTACCTGCGCAAATAAATTTAATGGAGCCAATAAGCATCCCAGTGCCACCTGAAATGCCCATCTTTTTATTTTTTTCATAAAGCTTTTACTGAATTAAGTAGTCTTTTAGCATAGTTTAAAATATTTCATAAGCCCGCGTGGCTTAGTAGATCCTAGAATTTTGTTTATTCAATTACCTTATCACCATTCCGTCCCAAACCATATCTATAATTTGTTTAAGTTCTTCGTCGCCGACCGGCAAATAATTATTGAGCTTTACCTTGGCTGCCTTTATAATGCTGCTGTGTACCATAATTCCCATTAATTTGTAATTCATTGATTTCAGAATACCGGTTTCAATACCCGTTTTCACAAAATGGGTAATAATATTCTGACAACGATCGTTTTCGGGTTGCGGACATTGCTTATAATAAGGTGAGTTCACAAACTGCTCAATGAAATACAAAGCCTCTGGGTGCTGGGTGTAAAATTGCCATTGACGGGTCCAGTAAGCAATAAACCGATCTTTAAAGTTTAGATTCTCATTGTCGCCTTCCAGAATGGCAGTTGCCATAATCTCCCGGATGTACGCGTGTAATTCTAGAATAAGTGCATCTTTCGAATCGAAATAGTGGTAGATAGTACCGGCTGCAACTCCCGAGCTTTTAATAAGCATACTCATGGTAGTACCATGAAATCCATTCGCTCGGACCAAGGTCAAAGTAGTGTCAAAAATTATCTTTTTTTTCTCGGTAATCTGCTCCACCTGCTAATTTCTCCCTGCTATTACCGAACGAACGTTCATTCGGTCGGGCAAAACTAACAGGAGTTTTAACTTTTACCTAATTTTATTTGTTATTTTTTAGCATAACTCCTAAAACCTTAATAAACTTTCAAAAACTACTTTAATGTTTTTAGTGGTAGGCGCTTTGTGATATTCTGTTTAAACAAATGAATAACTATTTAGTTTTCTGCTTATTCTGTTACGAATACAGGCTAAATCCTATTTAGTAAATTTTATAAACTGTTTCATTAAATAGAGTAGAAAATCTTTCTGATCAGGATTTCTCGTTTTATACTCAGTGAAGTAATATTTAGTTTAACGCTTAGCGTAAATACACGAACCTATTACGTATAATTAAACATCATTCTTAAATTTTTTACATGTCTTTTTGGACCCGAATTAAATATTTTATCCGTTTACCTGGTGCTAAACCCACCGATAAAACACCGATTACTTTGAAAGAGCGTTTTACCGCCCTTAAAAATATTCCGGCTTTTTTAAAATTAATCTGGCAAACTGATCCTTCTTTAGCCGCCAGCAACATATTTCTCCGGCTTATCCGTTCGGCTATTCCGCTGGCTACTTTATACATTGCTAAGTTAATTATCGACGAAGTAGTACGTATGGCGCAATCGCCGGACGAAAAAAACACCTCATATCTTCTTACGCTGGTAGCGCTGGAGTTTGGCTTAGCTATTGTTTCAGATGTTTTAAACCGGGGTACGGCTTTACTCGATAGCCTTTTAGGTGATTTATTTGCGAATCAAACCTCCGTGGATTTAATGAAACACGCTGCTACCTTGGATATGGTGCAGTTTGAAGATTCCGTTTTTTACGACAAACTGGAACGGGCTCGTCGACAGACTTTAAGCCGGACTATTTTAATGTCGCAGGTATTAGGCCAGATGCAGGATATTATAACCATGGTTTTTTTGGCCGTTGGGTTAATTGCTTTTAATCCTTGGCTAATTTTATTATTAATTGTTGCCGTTATTCCCGCATTTTTAGGCGAATCGCATTTCAACGAACGAAGCTACTCCCTCGTGCATGGCTGGACTCCCGAACGCCGTGAACTCGACTACCTGCGTTTAACCGGAGCCAGCGACGACACGGCTAAAGAAATTAAAATTTTTGGCCTAGCCGACTTTCTTATCGACCGGTTCAAAGAATTATCCGATAAATTTTACCACGATAATAAGAAATTGGCTTTAAGACGAGCCGCCTGGGGTAGTATTTTTGCCACACTGGGCAGTGTTGGTTATTACGGCGCGTATTTATACATTATTTACCAAACTATTAGTGGGCAAATAAGCATTGGGCAATTAACCTTTCTATCGGGTTCATTTGCTCGTTTGCGCGGCTTACTCGAAGCTATTTTAAACCGGTTTTCCAGTATTGCGGAAGGCGCCTTATACCTCCAGGACTTTTTTGATTTCTTCCAATTAAAACCGCATATCAAAATAAATCCGCAAGCCCGGCCTTTTCCTAAACCTATCCGAGAGGGTTTTGTATTCGAAAATGTTGGGTTTAAATACGCGAACTCCCCCGATAAATGGGCTATCCGGCATTTAAATTTTACTCTTACTGCCGGCGAGAAACTAGCTTTGGTTGGTGAAAACGGAGCAGGCAAAACTACACTGGTAAAATTACTAGCTCGCCTTTACGACCCCACCGAAGGACGCATTCTGCTCGATGGCTATGACTTGCGGGATTATAATCCAGAAGATTTACGCAAAGAGATCGGTGTTATTTTTCAGGATTTTGTCCGGTTTCAAATGACAGCTTCGAATAATATTGCTGTGGGCCGCATTGATGAGAAAGAAAATCGAAGTCGTATTCAAACCTCTGCGACGCAAAGCTTGGCTGATACTGTTATTCAGAAATTACCTGATGGCTACGACCAGATGATCGGTCGGCGCTTTGCCAAGGGAGTAGAATTATCAGGAGGAGAATGGCAGAAAATGGCCTTGGGTAGGGCGTATATGCGCGATGCACAATTACTTATTCTGGATGAGCCTACTGCTGCCCTGGATGCCCGTGCCGAACACGAAGTCTTTCAGCGTTTTGCCGAATTAACGCATGGCAAAACCGCCGTTCTTATTTCTCACCGGTTCTCCACTGTACGCATGGCCGACCGCATTCTGGTTATAGAAAACGGTCAGTTTTTAGAAATTGGCTCGCACCTGGAGTTACTGGCTAAGGACGGCCGTTACGCCGAATTATTCCGCCTTCAAGCCAAAGGTTATCAATAGTAAGTTATAGGTTACAGGTAGCAATTTACTATTTTCAGGAGATTATAAAGTCGTGATTCTTCGCACCATTTTTAAGCTGATTATTTGCTCTTATTCTTTTTTTAGATACACCTTAAAAAAGCTTCGAAATGCTGAATAAATCATAGTGTAATAGACTAGGTAAAATGCTTTTACAAGATTATGTTTGTTCTACAAGACTTGTTAAAATCATTAAGTAATTCGTGTTAAACCTGGTCGCCACTTCCATTTTTAATCTTTACCGAAATGCCTTCGGCGGCTTATCGCGAACTGCCTGGATGCTAGCTTTGGTTATGTTTATCAACCGGAGTGGGGCTATGGTTTTACCTTTTTTAAGTGTATACTTGACCGAGTCCTTGCATTTTTCTGTGCAACAGGTAGGTTTTACGCTTAGTTTATTTGGTTTAGGCTCTATGTGCGGATCATTTCTGGGTGGTTGGCTTACCGATAAGTTTGGTCATTTTTGGGTGCAGATAATGAGTTTAATGCTAGGAGGCGGCTTTTTCTTTTTACTACTAATCCTTAAAACTTTCCTTTCATTTGCCTTTGGGATTTTTATACTTAGTTTAACTACGGAATGCCTGCGCCCAGCCAACGCAGCATCCGTTAGTTTTTACACCAGTAATACAAATATTACCCGTGCCTTTTCCCTGAACCGGATGGCTATTAATTTAGGATTTTCCATTGGTCCGGCGCTGGGTGGTTTATTGGCAGCCATTTCGTATCAATGGTTATTTGTAGCCGATGGATGCAGCAGCCTGGTAGCTGGGTTATTTTTCTATTTTTACTTTCGTCATCGTTCAAGCCGGCAAGCAATTCCTAAAACAAAGGAAAAAGCAACTCTAATTTCAAAGCAATCGCCTTACCACGACCGAAAATTTATAGCATACACATTTTTGAGTTGCTGCTTTGGAATTGTCTTTTTTCAGTTTTTTTCCAATTTGCCGTTATATTACCGGCAAGTATACTTTCTGCCCAAAACCACCATTGGAATACTATTCGCCCTTAATGGGATGGTGGTTTTCTCTTTAGAAATGATATTGGTATACCTGCTTGGGCAACGTTACAAATTGGTGCACTTAATCAGTTTAGGCACTTTGCTGGCAGGTTTTTCTTTTGTGCTATTCAATTGGTTTAAGGGAGTATGGATTTTATACCTGGCCATGGTTTTGTTAAGTATAGCTGAGATTTTAGCAATGCCCTTTATGGCAACCGTTCCTGTACACCGGTCCAATGAAGAGAATCGGGGTGCCTACATGGGTATGTTTAATTTATCTTACTCCGTAGCTTTTGTAGTTGGTCCGTACTTGGGCTCCAGTCTTATTACGCACTTCGGGTTTACGGGGCTTTGGTGGTTTACAGTTATTTTGGCTGCCATTGCCTCCCTAGGTTTTTGGCTCTTAGTACCCAAAATGGAAAAAGCAGTAGAGTAAAGACCGTACTTATTGACACCTTGCTATTTAGTTCAACACCAAAAAGAAATTTACTTTCTAGCTGTTTCACATTATTTTAAAGATATTCAAGGAGTAAAATTAGTTTAAAGTAAATCTGCATCTTTTACAGTTGTCCTTCTAAAAGAAACGAATCTGCTACGGAGCTAAATAAATTCCTTCGGAAGGAAATAAATATTTAACTTATTCTTAACTAAGCACTTATTACTTATATTTTAAAAGCATTTACTAATTTTTAAATGCTCAGCAATCTAAAATTTGCGATGGAAAAGTACTTTCTTTTTCTAAAAACACCCGGCTACTAACTTACCTATTATACCTTTAGAATGAAGATAAGGTAGTTTCTTGTAGGTAAAAACAAGTCAAAAAAATAAGAACCGCAGGTTCTCTGCGGTTCTTATTCTATTAAATTTGAATAAAGAAAAACTTATATTTTTTAATAATGGCTCCTTACTATACGTGTTCTTTAAAATACTCTAACGTAAGTTTCAGGCCTTCAGCGCGGGATACTTTAGGCTCCCAACCAAGAATCTCTTTTGCTTTTGTTATATCCGGGCGACGCTTTTGCGGGTCATCTTTTGGTAAAGGTTGGTAACCCAGGTTAAGCGGCACCCCAGTAATATTACAAATCTCTTCAGCAAACTCTTTAATGGTAATTTCATCGGGGTTACCAATGTTTACCGGTAAAGGATAATCACTAAGTAATAACCGGTAAATACCTTCTATTAAATCATCTACGTAACAGAAAGAGCGCGTTTGTGAGCCATCTCCGAAAATAGATAATTCTTCGCCCCGTAAAGCCTGGGTAATAAAGGCTGGTAACACCCGACCATCATCGAGGCGCATACGCGGACCATACGTATTAAATATCCGGACAATGCGGGTTTCTAAGCCGTGGTGCATGTGGTAAGCCATTGTCATAGCCTCCTGAAAACGCTTGGCCTCGTCGTAACATCCACGAGGACCCACTGGGTTTACATTGCCCCAATATTCTTCTACCTGGGGGTGAATTTCCGGATCGCCGTATACTTCTGAAGTAGAAGCAATTAACATGCGGGCGCCTTTGTTTTTAGCTAAACCCAACAGATTATGCGTTCCCAAAGACCCTACTTTGAGGGTCTGAATGGGGATACGCAAATAATCGATGGGGCTAGCCGGTGAGGCAAAATGCAGGATGTAATCCAAATGCCCGGGCACAAACACGTACTTGGAAACATCGTGGTGATAAAACTCGAACTGCTCGAGCTTAAATAAATGCTCGATGTTACTTAAATCACCGGTGATAAGGTTATCCATGGCAATAACATGGTAACCTTCCCGGATAAAGCGGTCGCAGAGATGCGACCCTAAAAAGCCGGCACCGCCGGTGATCAGTACACGTTTTCTTGTCATTGAAGGATTATACGGTTGCTACATCGTGAAGATTCGTCTTCACGCCGATGCAATAATACGCAAATCCTGCTTCTTGGATTTCTTTGGCTTCATAAATATTTCGGCCATCGAAAATAACTTTGTCATTCATTAACTTACCTAATACTTTCAGATTCGGAGTACGGAACTCTGGCCATTCGGTAATAATTAATAATGCATCGGCATCAATCAAGGTATCGTGCTGATCATTCGCAAACACAATGGTATCGCCTAAGCTGTGTTTCGCTTCCGCCATAGCCACCGGATCGTAAGCCCGCACGTTGGCACCGGCCGCTAATAATTTTTCAATGATTACCAAAGATGGCGCTTCGCGCATGTCATCAGTTTTGGGTTTAAAGGAAAGGCCCCACAAAGCAAAAGTTTTACCGGCAATGTCGCCGCCAAAATGCTCCATTACTTTGTTGAATAAAACCGATTTCTGATTTTCGTTTACTGATTCAACAGCTTTCAAAATCTGCATGCTATAACCATTTTCGGAAGCGGTTTTAATTAAAGCTTTTACGTCTTTCGGGAAGCAAGAACCGCCGTAACCAATACCTGGGTAGATAAACTTATTACCAATCCGCGGATCGCTACCAATACCTTTCCGAACCATGTTTACATCGGCACCCATAATCTCGCACAGGTTAGCAATATCGTTCATGAAAGAAATTTTAGTAGCCAACATAGAATTAGCGGCATACTTAGTCATTTCAGCTGAAGGAACATCCATGAAAATAATCGGGTGACCATTCAATAAGAAAGGCTTGTACAGACGGCGCATTACTTCTTCGGCACGGGCAGACTCTACACCAACTACAATACGATCTGGTTTCAGGAAGTCGTCAATAGCAGCACCTTCTTTTAAGAACTCTGGGTTAGAAGCCACATCAAATTCTTCGTACGAATTGCGTAAAGCTAATTCTTCGGTAATAGCTGCTTTTACTTTAATAGCAGTACCTACTGGCACGGTACTCTTGGTTACTACTACAATGTAGTTATTCATGTATTTACCAATGCTACGGGCAACAGCTAATACATATTTTAAATCGGCGCTGCCATCTTCGCCGGGAGGGGTACCCACCGCAATAAAGGCAACGTCCGCGTCCTGAATACTAGATTCAATGTCGTTAGAAAAGTGCAGACGGCCTTGAGCAGTGTTGCGCAACACCATTTCTTCCAGCCCTGGCTCATAGATCGGTAAGATACCTTTCTTGAGATTTTCAATTTTTTTAACGTCAATGTCGATACAGGTAACTTCCATGCCCACTTCGGCCAGACAGGTTCCAGTAACCAGGCCAACATAGCCTGTTCCTACAACTGCAATTTTCATATTAATTTAAGTTATGTGTTAGAAATTTTTGGTTATACAAGTTTTTACGATATAAAATTACTAATTATTTTTTGAAAGAAAGAAAAAAGATGAAAAACGGTATTCTTTATAGCTAATTTAACATTTGGATAATACAATAATGATAAATTTTAATAAGGCAAACACTATATTCAACTTAAATGATTCATTTCTAAATAGTAACGTCTTTATTGGATATTACTAAAAAGGAATTTTTATATATTTGCCAGTCTTTACAATTATTGTTCCGTTTTAGTTAAAAAGCTTTATAACTGCCAAAAATTTTCAATTATTTAGTAAAATAATCTTAATACGTATAAACTATTAGGTGTTATTAGCCCAATCTCTAAGTATAAAAATTCTTTTTAGCACCATTTAGCAACTCAAACAGGTGCCGCGTGAAGAAAAATTAAAGTAGCAATAAGTAATTCTTTCTTTTTTAAGAAGAGTTTAATCTATGCCATCCATTTTTTCCACCAATGCTGAAACACAATCAACGCCCAAATGCGGGCATGAACATCTTCGGGATTGGAGGAGAATAATTTTGCCTTGAGCTTGCGGATTTCATTTACGCTAAAAATATCCTGAGCATGAATCAAATCATCGGAAAGTAGTTCGTCGGTAATTAAGGGCCGAAGTTCATTGCGGAACCATTTGAGCAGAGGAACTTCAAAACCTTGCTTGGGTCTTTTGTACAGTTCGGCAGGTAATAGCGGGCGAAAAGCATCCTGCACAATTTTTTTCTTTATCCCGCCATCAATTTTAGAAGATTGAGGCAAAGAAAAAGCAAAATTAACTACTTTATAATCCAGAAAAGGAGTGCGTACTTCTAAACTATTGGCCATCGACATTAAATCTACTTTTGTAAGCATATCGTTGGGTAGCACTAATTGCATGTCGGTATACAGTACTTCGTTTAAGTCACCTTCCTGGTGAATATGTTCCAGAATCCGCTTTTTCCTTTTTTTGTAGATATTTTTGGACAACGCCCGGCGAATGCGCTTACTTAATAAGTGATTGGCTTCATCTTCGTCGGCGAGGGTAGCCCAATTGTAGTAACGGTCTTTAGCGGATACCAACATACCTTCAGCAAATCGTTGGTACTGCCGCACCCGGTTACCCATAGATGAATTGCGCGATTTAGGCAGCACATCCCAAAGTGGTCCTAAAAAAGTAACCGCTTCGGCCAGAAAGCCTCCTTGCCGCACTTTAAAATCGCCCATGTGCTTATTATAACCGGCAAATAATTCATCGGCTCCATCACCGGATAAGGCTACGGTTACTTTTTCGCGGGTACGTTTGCTCAAAATATAGACTGCCAAGGCGGAAGAATCGGCGAAAGGTTCGTCGGTGTAATTTAATACATCGAACAAATGATCGTACAAATCCTGGTTAGTGAGTGAGAAAACGGTATGGTTGGTTTTATATTTATCTGCTACCAAATTTGCATATCGGGTTTCATCAAAAAATGGCTCGTCCTGGTAACCAATAGAAAAGGTGTTTAAATGTTGGGTATGCCGCGAAGCCAGCGCCACAATTACGGAAGAATCAATACCGCCACTTAAAAAAGCGCCTAAAGGTACATCGGCAACCAGGCGGCGCTGAACGGCTTCATCTAATAAAGTAACGAGCTTCTTTTGCTGATCCTCGTACGATAAATCATTTTTCTTAATCTTTTTACGATCGTAAGGAATACGGTACCAAGCTTTTTTAAGAACCCGATTTTTTTTAATATATAAGTAGTGACCCGGTTCTAACTTTTTAACCCCTTTAAAGATAGAGGCTGGTCCCGGAATATAATTAAACTGTAAATACTGGTACAACGAAACAAAATCAATTTTACGCTGAATGCTAAAAGCCAGCATAGCTTTCATTTCCGAAGCAAATAATAGCTGATCTTCGTCTTTGTAAATGAGTAAAGGCTTTACGCCCATCCGGTCGCGGGCAATAAACAAAGAGTCTTCTTCTTTATCGTAAATGGCAAAAGCAAAAAAGCCATTTAGTTTTTTCAAAAGATCTTTTCCTTCGGTGATATACAGCTTTAATAAAACTTCGGTATCAGTTCCGGAGTAGAAGGTGTAGCCATTCTGAATTAATTTTCTTTTTAGCTCTAAAAAATTAAAAATCTCTCCATTAAATACGATGGTATAACGTCCTGACTCATCTACCATGGGCTGCGCTCCATCGGAACTTACATCCAGAACAGATAACCTCCGATGCCCTAACCCTACTTTGTCGTATACATAATGACCTTGAGAATCTGGTCCCCGGCTTTCAATAGCATCGGTTGAGTCTTTTAACTTTGTAATTGATTCGCGCCCTTTGTCGCTAAAAGCATATACTCCTGATATTCCGCACATGAGGCAAAATTACTAGATATCCCGAAACAATTTAATACAACTTATACCTTATTCACTTACTTGTCAGCATTCTACTTCGAATACTTCCTTAAAAACCATATTTAACTGATTACTTTTTATTTTGTGAATACACTTTTATAAACCATTAACAGATAAATCTACCTTTCGCAACTTATTAAATATTAAAAATAAACAATATTACATAAATCATAAAACGACTCTTGCTTCTACAGGGTTCCGAAATTGCTGTTTTATAGTTTGGTTTATTCTGGTTATTAGCCTTTTAATAAAGTAAAACTGAATTATAAATTCCACTAACTTAAGCTAAATGAAGCTTTCTGTTAAGTGATAAATGCCATTAATTTAAGATGCTAGGATTGAATATAACCACCACTTAGAAAAGCAATTAGATGAATATTTAATTATAGCAGCTTATTTTATTCACACATTAATCCACATTCGTCCTTATTTATCGTGGATAAATTTTAAAGAATGAATCGTTTCTTTGCACTACCGGAATTTTTATTTTTACCTATATCGCCAAACGTGCCGGACTATGTTGCAGAGAGAATTTACCAGAACCTACGTTATTATCTTATTAGGAACTTTACTGGCAATGGCTTCATGCCGTTCTGCTAAACCTACTTTTAGCTTTGGTCAACGGCCATCAGGCACGGCTTTAGACACCAGCCAGCGGATGTTGGAAAAAGCTTTTTTAAAAAAATCGCGCAAACTCGATCGGGTAGCGCGCCGTATGGAGCGCC
Proteins encoded in this region:
- a CDS encoding TetR/AcrR family transcriptional regulator, producing the protein MEQITEKKKIIFDTTLTLVRANGFHGTTMSMLIKSSGVAAGTIYHYFDSKDALILELHAYIREIMATAILEGDNENLNFKDRFIAYWTRQWQFYTQHPEALYFIEQFVNSPYYKQCPQPENDRCQNIITHFVKTGIETGILKSMNYKLMGIMVHSSIIKAAKVKLNNYLPVGDEELKQIIDMVWDGMVIR
- the asnB gene encoding asparagine synthase (glutamine-hydrolyzing) — encoded protein: MCGISGVYAFSDKGRESITKLKDSTDAIESRGPDSQGHYVYDKVGLGHRRLSVLDVSSDGAQPMVDESGRYTIVFNGEIFNFLELKRKLIQNGYTFYSGTDTEVLLKLYITEGKDLLKKLNGFFAFAIYDKEEDSLFIARDRMGVKPLLIYKDEDQLLFASEMKAMLAFSIQRKIDFVSLYQYLQFNYIPGPASIFKGVKKLEPGHYLYIKKNRVLKKAWYRIPYDRKKIKKNDLSYEDQQKKLVTLLDEAVQRRLVADVPLGAFLSGGIDSSVIVALASRHTQHLNTFSIGYQDEPFFDETRYANLVADKYKTNHTVFSLTNQDLYDHLFDVLNYTDEPFADSSALAVYILSKRTREKVTVALSGDGADELFAGYNKHMGDFKVRQGGFLAEAVTFLGPLWDVLPKSRNSSMGNRVRQYQRFAEGMLVSAKDRYYNWATLADEDEANHLLSKRIRRALSKNIYKKRKKRILEHIHQEGDLNEVLYTDMQLVLPNDMLTKVDLMSMANSLEVRTPFLDYKVVNFAFSLPQSSKIDGGIKKKIVQDAFRPLLPAELYKRPKQGFEVPLLKWFRNELRPLITDELLSDDLIHAQDIFSVNEIRKLKAKLFSSNPEDVHARIWALIVFQHWWKKWMA
- a CDS encoding UDP-glucuronic acid decarboxylase family protein, which translates into the protein MTRKRVLITGGAGFLGSHLCDRFIREGYHVIAMDNLITGDLSNIEHLFKLEQFEFYHHDVSKYVFVPGHLDYILHFASPASPIDYLRIPIQTLKVGSLGTHNLLGLAKNKGARMLIASTSEVYGDPEIHPQVEEYWGNVNPVGPRGCYDEAKRFQEAMTMAYHMHHGLETRIVRIFNTYGPRMRLDDGRVLPAFITQALRGEELSIFGDGSQTRSFCYVDDLIEGIYRLLLSDYPLPVNIGNPDEITIKEFAEEICNITGVPLNLGYQPLPKDDPQKRRPDITKAKEILGWEPKVSRAEGLKLTLEYFKEHV
- a CDS encoding ABC transporter ATP-binding protein translates to MSFWTRIKYFIRLPGAKPTDKTPITLKERFTALKNIPAFLKLIWQTDPSLAASNIFLRLIRSAIPLATLYIAKLIIDEVVRMAQSPDEKNTSYLLTLVALEFGLAIVSDVLNRGTALLDSLLGDLFANQTSVDLMKHAATLDMVQFEDSVFYDKLERARRQTLSRTILMSQVLGQMQDIITMVFLAVGLIAFNPWLILLLIVAVIPAFLGESHFNERSYSLVHGWTPERRELDYLRLTGASDDTAKEIKIFGLADFLIDRFKELSDKFYHDNKKLALRRAAWGSIFATLGSVGYYGAYLYIIYQTISGQISIGQLTFLSGSFARLRGLLEAILNRFSSIAEGALYLQDFFDFFQLKPHIKINPQARPFPKPIREGFVFENVGFKYANSPDKWAIRHLNFTLTAGEKLALVGENGAGKTTLVKLLARLYDPTEGRILLDGYDLRDYNPEDLRKEIGVIFQDFVRFQMTASNNIAVGRIDEKENRSRIQTSATQSLADTVIQKLPDGYDQMIGRRFAKGVELSGGEWQKMALGRAYMRDAQLLILDEPTAALDARAEHEVFQRFAELTHGKTAVLISHRFSTVRMADRILVIENGQFLEIGSHLELLAKDGRYAELFRLQAKGYQ
- a CDS encoding UDP-glucose dehydrogenase family protein, whose translation is MKIAVVGTGYVGLVTGTCLAEVGMEVTCIDIDVKKIENLKKGILPIYEPGLEEMVLRNTAQGRLHFSNDIESSIQDADVAFIAVGTPPGEDGSADLKYVLAVARSIGKYMNNYIVVVTKSTVPVGTAIKVKAAITEELALRNSYEEFDVASNPEFLKEGAAIDDFLKPDRIVVGVESARAEEVMRRLYKPFLLNGHPIIFMDVPSAEMTKYAANSMLATKISFMNDIANLCEIMGADVNMVRKGIGSDPRIGNKFIYPGIGYGGSCFPKDVKALIKTASENGYSMQILKAVESVNENQKSVLFNKVMEHFGGDIAGKTFALWGLSFKPKTDDMREAPSLVIIEKLLAAGANVRAYDPVAMAEAKHSLGDTIVFANDQHDTLIDADALLIITEWPEFRTPNLKVLGKLMNDKVIFDGRNIYEAKEIQEAGFAYYCIGVKTNLHDVATV
- a CDS encoding MFS transporter, coding for MLNLVATSIFNLYRNAFGGLSRTAWMLALVMFINRSGAMVLPFLSVYLTESLHFSVQQVGFTLSLFGLGSMCGSFLGGWLTDKFGHFWVQIMSLMLGGGFFFLLLILKTFLSFAFGIFILSLTTECLRPANAASVSFYTSNTNITRAFSLNRMAINLGFSIGPALGGLLAAISYQWLFVADGCSSLVAGLFFYFYFRHRSSRQAIPKTKEKATLISKQSPYHDRKFIAYTFLSCCFGIVFFQFFSNLPLYYRQVYFLPKTTIGILFALNGMVVFSLEMILVYLLGQRYKLVHLISLGTLLAGFSFVLFNWFKGVWILYLAMVLLSIAEILAMPFMATVPVHRSNEENRGAYMGMFNLSYSVAFVVGPYLGSSLITHFGFTGLWWFTVILAAIASLGFWLLVPKMEKAVE